The region CAGCTCATCAATGGAGCTTTCGTATTCAAAGGCGTCATTTACAATATAGTATTCGTTTTTATTCTGGCATTTGGGGTATGCAAACTGAGCATATTCAACACGCGTACTTTCATACTCCAACAATTCCATAACCTCTTTGATTTGAGTTGCTGTTAAGCAGTGACTCTTGGTTATTTGTTTGGCCATTGTCATTTTTGAATCTTCGAAGGTTTTTCCGGCAATAGATTTTTTGGCTTTTTCAAATGCAGTAGCAGACATCATGCAACCACGTGTTGCTTCTCTTTTTTGCGTGGGTTGTTCGGTATAGCTTGTTGATGAACTGCTTGAAGAACTTGTGGTTGTAGTTGTTGTAGTGCTTGAAAAAGTCATTTGAGCATTGTTTGATTTTTTTTGTGGATTCCCTTCGGTGGTTGTGGTAACTTTTACTGTTCCTGATTCAGTTGTTTCACCACCAGAAACATTCACTGTAGCACCCTGCTCATTCATCTGCGTATTAATTGAGATGTTCACATTTTCGTTTGTTTTTTCAGGTGATGTTGTTGTAGTTGTTTGAACCGTATGGGTTTCGGTTGTACGGTTTTTCTGCGGTGCTGCAGTTGAAGTGCTCACAGTTGTTTTCTGTGGTTTGGTCTCTTTTTTAGCTGCAGATCTTTCGAACTCCATTTCTGAAAAAAATCTGAGTTTGTAAGCACCTTTGCGGTTTTTCTTGATTGTATAGGTTACCTTTTTACCAGGTTTGGTCATCAGGTTTTTTTCAATTTCGGGAATACCTTTTTTCTGAAATACAATTTTTCCTTTGTACCACTCACTTTTTAAATCGTAAAGTGTTACACGTGTTTGGGCTTCTTTGTTCTGCTTTTCTCCATTAAGATAAATGAAGAAAGCGTCGCCATCGTTATTGAAAACTTCAATTGCACGTTGCGCAGATACATTAAAAGCAAAGCTAACAAACAGTATAGCTGAAATTAGGGTTAAAAGTCTCATAGTAGTCATTTTTTGATTATTAGTGGGAGGATTTTTTTTTGTAAGTGTTTCAAAAATAGTAGATATAAATTAATTATACAACAAAAAAAAGCACCTCCTGGCAATGAAGGCGCTTTAACATTGATTAATGTATAAATAAACTATGGTGTTTTAACTATTTTTTCCACAACGGTATGCTCGGTTCCCTGCAATTTTATGAAGTAGAAACCTTGCTGATATTGTGTAAAATCTATATTTATCGATTTTTGTCCTTCAATTTTGAAGCTATTCAAAATTTGTCCGGCCCCATTTACTATTTGAATGTTTTGATATTGTTCAACGTTCTTGATTGATAGTAACTGGTCGCCTGAAACCGGGTTTGGATAAATTATGGGTAAACTTTTTTCATTTTCCTGAACCGATAGACTGGTGTTTACGGGTCCAAACATACCAGATTCAGCGGGTAGGCCAGTTTGATATTCTGTGCCCTGGGCAACGGGTTTAACCACTACAGACAGGTATTTGTCGCCGGCACTTCTGGTTAATACCAAATCTTGCTCTGTAGCACCTGAAATAGGTCTTTTGCCACTTCCTGAAGCATCATCGCTCACGTACCACTGAAATTCTGTGGATCCTTCTGCATCTCCATTCAGGTCAAAATAGTCATAGTTAGCAGTTAAGGTACTTCCCTGTTCTGTATCGCCAGTGATGTACACATTTCGTGCTTCAGGGAAATTTGGCCATTCGGGTGTTGTGGTCATGTTTGTGGTCAAAAGCCTGTACTGACCCGGTTCGAGTGTAAAAGTTGTGTCTCCGCTAATTTCAGTTCCTCCTTCAAAGAAGCTGTACCAGTTGGCAAATCCACTGAGGTTGGGTGTGTAGGTTTGTGTTTCCACATCGAAATTACCGAAAATGATTGTCTTTTCACCATTATGCTCAAGGGTAATTATTTTTACATCGCCACCTACATCCATGTTAAAGTTTGTGGTCTGGTAAAGGTCAGATGAGTTGCGCAATTCAATAACCTGGCTGTAGAAGTTATAAAGGTGCCTGCGGCCATCTTCTTCCAGATAATCCCATCGAATGGGTTTTTCGCAAACGCGGCAATCGTAATCTATGCTGTAATCGTAACCCATTTCACCAAATTGCCAGATCATTTTAGGACCTGGTACAGTGAGGAAAAACAGGGTTGAAAGTTCTGCACGGCGCAATGCTATCTCTTCTTGAGTGATGTCGTAAACGGCGGTATTATTACCATAAGTTATATTTTTAAACATCATTCGCTCTTCGTCGTGGCTTTCCATGTAACCTACCAAATGAGGTGCGTTCCATGAACGGTTTTTGTACGAGATACCTGAAAAATCGGAGTTGGTTATGTATCCCATTGATGCCTCCAGGTACGAATAGTTCATGTTGCCCCAAAGCAGCATTCCGTATTCAGCAAGTATTTTTTCTTCAGAGTTTTCTGTGAGGTGTTCGAGTATTACATAAGCTCCAGGAGCTGCATTCCAGATGGTATCGGCTATGTCTTTTAAAATGTCAATTCTGCTCTGATCATAGCTCCAGCCTTCACCCGGAGTGTTCGTAAATCCTTTTGTAAAATCGAATCTAAAACCATCGAACTTGTATTCGTCAAGCCAATAGGTGGTTACTCTGTTTACAAATTCTTTTGTTTCAGGGCTCTCATGATCAAAATCGAATCCCCAATAGTAAGTTGGGTTGGGCGATGTTTCATTGTACCATGGGTTTTCCGGCGTAGGTTGGCCGTAGTCGCCTGCTGATGGATCGAAATAAAGCTGTACCAAAGGTGATTGTCCGTAGGAGTGGTTGAGCACCATGTCTAAAATAACAGCTATGCCGTTTTGGTGACAGACATCGATAAACTCTTTCAGGTCGTCTTTGGTACCATAATATTTGTCGGGTGCAAAATAAAACGATGGATTGTAGCCCCAGCTGCTGTTACCTTCAAATTCGCTAACCGGCATCAGCTCTATGGCATTTACTCCAAGGTTTTTAAGGTAATTGATCGTATCTATTAAAGTTTGATAGTCGTGTGCAGCTACAAAATCGCGTACCAATAATTCATAAATAACCAAATCCTCATTGGCCGGACGTGTAAAATTCTCAACCTGCCAGTTGTAGGGAGTTTGTGCTGTTTGAAATGTCGATACAATGCCTTCTGCATCTCCGGTTGGGTAGGGCATAAGGTTCGGGTAGGTCGATTCTGTGATGTATGAATCGTTCCATGGATCAAGAATTTTGTCGGTATAAGGATCGGCAATTGTAATTTCACCATCAACGATATACTGAAATGCATACTCTTCGCCTGCTGTCAGGTTATCAAGCGTAATCCAGTAACGGTTTTCATCGGGTGTTCTGTACATTTGATTTTCCGGAAGCAGCTGCCAATCGGAAAAAGAACCATTAACAAAAACAAAATCTTTGAAAGGTGCATATAGTACAAGGGTTACCGTATTGTCGTCGATGTAGTTGATGCCATCTTTAAGATTTGCAGATGGTAATGCTGCAGTTGTAGTGCTTTCGCGCACTACTATTTCAAGCGTGTCGGCATACGTTGAATCTGGGGCAGTTACATTTAGAACAAGTTCATTTATTCCCGAAAGCGTAGCTTCAAAAGAATAAGTAAGGTTGGTACTGTTTGCTGTTTCAACTACAGCACCATTTACTGATAATTCCATTGATTCAGCTGCCAGGGAGACAGCATCCACATCGATAATATCACCAGGTGAATAAATTTGAGATGTACTGGGCGCATTCCATGTTATTTCATAAGGGTTGCTGTACACATTGGCATAAATATCTCCTCCATCTGCTGCACGTCCAACGATCGAACCGTCTTCGTTCCTGAATACGAATGCCAGTTGAAGAATTGTCTCATCCTGTGGAACTCCGTAGTAATCAACAATTGATGGGCTAATGGTTAGTTCCCATTCGTCGCCTGAAATGTTGGAAAGTTGCGTTCCCGGTGTGTTTTCGCCCCATTCTGTAACCACATACTTCCAATCTGAGGCAGAAGTACTCTCTGAGGTAATTACACCGGTGTGGGCATAAATATCTCCGCTGTACCCTGCCAGAGCTGCATTACCCTGGTCGGCATTAAATGTAATTGTTACTGATTGATCGGGTGTTGGGTATGCAGGTGATGTAACTATAACCTGTGCATTGGAATATAGCAGGGTCGTTATGAAGAGGGTTAAAAATGATATTTTTCTAATAATTTGTTGCATTGTAATTAATCTTTAATTGAAATTTTTTCAGCTCTTTTGAAAATATGCAACCCGATAGCGTTAACTATCGGACTGCATAGGATCGGGCTACTTAAATGTTATGAAAAAATCAAGCTATGGTTGATTATTTTTTGAATTCGATAATTTTGACACTCTTTGCTTTTAATGTAAACGTAGATTTGTCTGAAACCGTTTCACCTGTCATTACATTTTTACCATTACCATAACGATCCAGCACTTCTTTAAAGCGCGCTCCATCTATTGTACGGCTTTCTTCGGGGTGGTTGTTCAGAATTACCATTACAGCTTCGTTGTCTGTGTGGCGAAAATAAACATAGGTGTTATTTTCAGGAACAAAATGCGTTAATTCACCTTCGGCAACTGCGTTTGATTGCATACGCCATTTGGCGAGTTTGCGAACGAAATTAAAACCTTCGTTTTCTTTATCTGTGCGTCCCTGTTCAGTGAATGCATTGCGTTTATCTGAATCCCAACCACCCGGGAAGTCTTTTCGTATGTTTCCGTGTCCGGTATGTTCCAGGCCGGTCATCAGTATTTCGTCTCCGTAATACATCATGGGAATACCACGCATCGTGAGCAAAATTCCAATGCCCATTTTGAACTTATTGATGTCTTCGCCTACAGATGAATAAAACCTGTCCAGGTCGTGATTGTCCAGGAAGATTACATTTTTATGGGCATCGTTGTAAAGGAAATCGCGGGCCAATACGTAATAAATTTGTGCAAGACCTGTGGTCCAGCCATCTTCCTGGTTCAGCCCTGTTTTAATGGCATAGTACAACGGGAAATCTGTATTGGTTGGAATATGCGAATTGTAGTCTTTTGCTACCGGGCTGTTTTGTTGGAAAAAGGCGGTTAGAGCGACTTTTTGCAGCCAGGTTTCGCCTAAAATAGTAAAATCCGGATATTCTTCTGTTATTCGCTTTGCAAGTCTTGTTACAAAATCTATTTCTGCATAAG is a window of Salinivirga cyanobacteriivorans DNA encoding:
- a CDS encoding DUF4476 domain-containing protein, which translates into the protein MRLLTLISAILFVSFAFNVSAQRAIEVFNNDGDAFFIYLNGEKQNKEAQTRVTLYDLKSEWYKGKIVFQKKGIPEIEKNLMTKPGKKVTYTIKKNRKGAYKLRFFSEMEFERSAAKKETKPQKTTVSTSTAAPQKNRTTETHTVQTTTTTSPEKTNENVNISINTQMNEQGATVNVSGGETTESGTVKVTTTTEGNPQKKSNNAQMTFSSTTTTTTTSSSSSSSTSYTEQPTQKREATRGCMMSATAFEKAKKSIAGKTFEDSKMTMAKQITKSHCLTATQIKEVMELLEYESTRVEYAQFAYPKCQNKNEYYIVNDAFEYESSIDELNEFIDAQ
- a CDS encoding alpha-amylase family glycosyl hydrolase — protein: MQQIIRKISFLTLFITTLLYSNAQVIVTSPAYPTPDQSVTITFNADQGNAALAGYSGDIYAHTGVITSESTSASDWKYVVTEWGENTPGTQLSNISGDEWELTISPSIVDYYGVPQDETILQLAFVFRNEDGSIVGRAADGGDIYANVYSNPYEITWNAPSTSQIYSPGDIIDVDAVSLAAESMELSVNGAVVETANSTNLTYSFEATLSGINELVLNVTAPDSTYADTLEIVVRESTTTAALPSANLKDGINYIDDNTVTLVLYAPFKDFVFVNGSFSDWQLLPENQMYRTPDENRYWITLDNLTAGEEYAFQYIVDGEITIADPYTDKILDPWNDSYITESTYPNLMPYPTGDAEGIVSTFQTAQTPYNWQVENFTRPANEDLVIYELLVRDFVAAHDYQTLIDTINYLKNLGVNAIELMPVSEFEGNSSWGYNPSFYFAPDKYYGTKDDLKEFIDVCHQNGIAVILDMVLNHSYGQSPLVQLYFDPSAGDYGQPTPENPWYNETSPNPTYYWGFDFDHESPETKEFVNRVTTYWLDEYKFDGFRFDFTKGFTNTPGEGWSYDQSRIDILKDIADTIWNAAPGAYVILEHLTENSEEKILAEYGMLLWGNMNYSYLEASMGYITNSDFSGISYKNRSWNAPHLVGYMESHDEERMMFKNITYGNNTAVYDITQEEIALRRAELSTLFFLTVPGPKMIWQFGEMGYDYSIDYDCRVCEKPIRWDYLEEDGRRHLYNFYSQVIELRNSSDLYQTTNFNMDVGGDVKIITLEHNGEKTIIFGNFDVETQTYTPNLSGFANWYSFFEGGTEISGDTTFTLEPGQYRLLTTNMTTTPEWPNFPEARNVYITGDTEQGSTLTANYDYFDLNGDAEGSTEFQWYVSDDASGSGKRPISGATEQDLVLTRSAGDKYLSVVVKPVAQGTEYQTGLPAESGMFGPVNTSLSVQENEKSLPIIYPNPVSGDQLLSIKNVEQYQNIQIVNGAGQILNSFKIEGQKSINIDFTQYQQGFYFIKLQGTEHTVVEKIVKTP